The sequence GTCTGGGCTCCGGAGTGCAGGCAGAAACGCGGATAGATCCGGGGGAAGAAGGCCAGGCGGGAGCCGAGGGTGAGGGAGGCCCTCATCTTCTCCAGATCAAGGCTGTCCGGAGGGGCGGGAGCTTGGGCACGCGGGGCGCTCGCCGGGGCTTACCTGGGTCTCCTCCTCCGAAAGGCCGGCCTCTGCCGCGATCAGGCACAGCGTGGTGGGGTCCGGGTGCTTGTTGACCTTGTTGAAGTTGTACTCCAGGATCTCCACCTGGTCCTCAGTGGGTCCGCTCGCGGTCTCGGTCGACATGGTCCCGGCACGGCTGCTAGAGAGGGAGAAGCGGCGGTGATGAGCGAGGCCGTGGGCAGAGCGCAGGGAGGAACTGCGATCCGGGGTGCCCTCAGCCCGCGGGTCTGCCCGCGGTGGCACGGCGCGCGGGTGTCCCGCGCTGCAGGCTGTGCCGGGAGCCTGCGCGGGGCCCTTCCGGGGGCGCGCCTAGGGGATCCTTGCGCGTCCTTGGGCCTCCCTCCTGACCCCAATTTTTACAACAGGTTTCCCCGGGGCCCCTGCTCTAGGGCAATGCGAGGAGGCGGCGGCCGCGCCCTCCCCGCCTTGAGGCTTTAAGGAAGAAGTGGAGGAAGAGCGGCGGTGATTTTTGAAAAACCGCCTTCAAACGCTTCCTCCGGGCAGAGGGAGCTGCTCTGGTGACAGTCCTGACGGATCGCTGGGCTGGCAGCCGGGTTCCACGGCGGGACGCCTCACCCTTGCAAGCCCTGCTGCCTCTAAAGCGGTTTAGCACTTTGCAGCCTCTCCAGGGAGGGCGGTACACCCCACACCTCCTTCAGAGAAATGACCCAGAGGACAGAAGTTACTTTTCACAGTTGGGGAAATGGGGGCGGCGCTTTTAATCTCTGCCTTTTACAGAGGTGGAGATAGGTCTGCAGCGCTTCACCCCTGCACTTCCCAGGGCCAGGGACTGAGCAGCAGGAGAAATTTCCACCTGAGGGCTTGTGTGAGTCACCCTGCAATCTGCAACCTCCTTCATCCCTCTACCCCAGGTTTTTCGAACTAAAGCTGTGAGTAGGAAGCTTCCTGTCAATCGGCTCTTCATGGCCCAGCGTGGCCTGGACATGATTCCCGCAGGGTGCAGTAGAGTCCACTTCACTATGAGCCTCTCTAGATGAGGATTTCCAAGACAGAGCCCAAATCCAGCTGAGGAGGATCTACAGCAACTATCTTTTTAATCAGACATCCCCTGTgattgtattaaaaataactgcAAAGTCAAGAGAACAGGTGTTTGACCAGCTTCAaggtcttttatattttcttactttAGAGCCAAATAGTGCTCTagcaggggcttctcaggtgacgtTAATGGtgaagaaccacctgccaatgcaggagacataagagatgccggttcaatccctgggtcagggaagatgccctggaggagggcatggcaacccactcaagtattcttgcctggagaatcccatggacagaggagcctggtaggctgcagtccatgcggtcacaaagtcggacacgactgcagcaacttagcatgcatctATGGATTGTTCTAGCAGATTTGAGGCAACATGACTTCCTGCTGCATATCTCATACCTAAGTAGCCTCTGAAATGGGGCTAAAAAATGACAGATGTgcacccctccccttcccccagttTAAGATGTATTGAGATACAGGAAGTTAGAGTGTTCAAGTTCTTGGCTGAGGACTTGGGACAGACAGGTCAGGACTTGCCATCTCTGACAGTAAAAGACAAGCACACGTGTGGGAAACACCTTGGTTTGTTGTTTTAACAAACAATTGCAAAATCAGCCAGCACAATCCCGAGTGGATTTTTGATGTAGTTTCTACCTGGGGATGAGCTGCACTCCACTGACCTGCCTGCATAATGTCCCCGAGGCTGTGATAAACTTTTCTATTGTGACCTGCATCCTGGGCTCCCTAaatgtttttccttctcctcttggtCACTTGAAGAGGTGAGACAAGAAATCATTCTACTGTGAGAGATCCTGGGGTCAAACCAGTTGTTGGGTTGTAGTGAAATCTTGGTGTTTTTAGGCAGTTCTGTGCTCCCAAACTTTAAAATCTGTCCCAGTGATGCCTGTCCCAGTGGTGAGGCAGGATGAGGTTAAGCCAGGTCGTAAATGCCTCTTTTCCTGTTCGTACCTGTCCCCCTCTTTCTTTGACACAGAACTTCAAAGCTGGAAAGAACCTTGATGCCCAGCATCCTAGAATGGAAAAGCCTTGGCTTCTCTTTCAGTACTGTGCTCTTCTAGACCCTTCTCAACAGGCCATCCTGTCTTTAGTTTGGCAGAAAAAATCAGAAAGGGGCTTGTTGCTATTTTGAATGGGCATTGACTGACCTCATAGGATACCAACCTGCCAAACCTGCCCACTGGAACCACCCACCACTGctcattttgcctggaaaaaaaagaaaacacaggcgAGAGGAAACTCCTGCCTCTGATTTTGTTTCTTGCCCTAAAAAGAGTCCAACTATTCCAGTGACACAGTTACGGTGGCTCTTCCAGGAAAATTTTTGCTGCTTCTTTGTAGAATTCCCAGTCTTTCAGAAGTGTTCATCAAATGCACAAATTTCTAAACTGAACTCAGATTCAAGGACTATTCCTCGTGtacttctttccctcttttttttcttaaccattATTACATGACTCAAAGGTGACACATTCTTAATCAGGTgcattttctcttatatttttgtGGCTCCCTGTTACAGGACTTTGTAGGAAGTTTTATGGATAGGTCCACTTGGCTTTAAAGTTCTCCTTGAGTTATTTGACTAGGGCATTGGACTTGGTAGGTTGCTATGGGAGGACCATTAGAAAGTACCTACTTCTCTTATGAACACCAAACAAACTTGATTTCTAGAAATGAGGATAGAAGATCTAATCACAATTGAGATATCTACCTTTTATT comes from Bubalus kerabau isolate K-KA32 ecotype Philippines breed swamp buffalo chromosome 7, PCC_UOA_SB_1v2, whole genome shotgun sequence and encodes:
- the HOPX gene encoding homeodomain-only protein, giving the protein MSTETASGPTEDQVEILEYNFNKVNKHPDPTTLCLIAAEAGLSEEETQKWFKQRLAQWRRSEGLPSECRSVTD